From the Saccharomycodes ludwigii strain NBRC 1722 chromosome I, whole genome shotgun sequence genome, one window contains:
- the FUN26 gene encoding nucleoside transmembrane transporter FUN26 (similar to Saccharomyces cerevisiae YAL022C | FUN26 | Function Unknown Now) yields the protein MEPGHIIEGGENNYIISHSDEDTTSKIVDDIENNKATIKIAFKEPYDIKYITFVLIGVALLWPWNSFLSASLFFQHDIFNDNTIWAKTYTSTMMSFSTVSSVLTNFYLSRRQYGYSSRVKKGLIWQIVVFTILSISILLISGKGNDSDKKSSIFYCFTFIMIMTLVLVSSVGTALTQNGSMAWANVYGSEIYSQAVMLGQALAGVLPSLVLFFISFIKATNDPRDQNVFGIFGYFINTAIISIAALILFQKSKIGVSIPKLDTEETELILNENNELTNNNDTNNSLIHQTTTDNLNNASNSNNSHRGNNNTTNNNIPLKIIYSKLKFLVWAIFITFSITLMVFPVFAANTLVTKLPIGNAQFIPLAFTIWNIGDLYGRYISNKFKLFVEKFQPIHILIYSLLRILIVPFFFSCNIFGHLNNKENNGGSFNDFWYLFLQFIFGVTNGNSISLCFMKVGDQLNSDDERKAAGGFTNIFLSVGLTVGSFASYLFVFCIGKLYKE from the coding sequence atggAACCAGGTCATATAATAGAAGGTGgagaaaataattatattattagtcATAGTGATGAAGATACAACTTCAAAAATTGTAGatgatattgaaaataataaagctACCATCAAGATAGCTTTTAAGGAGCCATAcgatataaaatatataacttTTGTATTAATAGGTGTTGCGTTATTATGGCCGTGGAATAGTTTTTTAAGTGCCTCATTATTTTTCCAACacgatatttttaatgataatacaATATGGGCAAAAACTTATACAAGTACGATGATGAGTTTTTCCACTGTTTCCTCAGTTTTAACCAATTTTTACTTATCCAGAAGACAATATGGATATAGTAGTAGAGTGAAAAAAGGATTAATATGGcaaattgttgttttcaCAATACTGTCAATATCCattttattgatatcaGGCAAAGGGAATGATAGTGACAAAAAGagttcaattttttattgttttacTTTCATTATGATAATGACGTTAGTTTTAGTCAGTAGTGTTGGGACTGCTTTGACCCAAAATGGATCTATGGCTTGGGCCAATGTTTATGGTAGTGAAATTTATTCACAGGCGGTCATGTTAGGCCAAGCCCTTGCGGGTGTCTTGCCTAGTTTGgtgttatttttcattagttttattaaagcAACGAACGACCCTAGAGATCAAAATGTGTTTGGTATCTTTGGTTATTTCATTAACACAGCTATAATTTCTATAGCGGCgttgattttatttcaaaagaGTAAAATTGGTGTGTCTATACCTAAACTTGATACAGAAGAAACtgaattaattttgaacGAGAACAATGAGTtgaccaataataatgataccaATAATTCATTAATACATCAAACCACCACAGACAACTTGAATAATGCCTccaatagcaataatagtCATAgaggtaataataatactactaataataatattccaCTGAAGATTATATACagcaaattaaaatttctaGTATGGGCTATttttataactttttcCATCACTTTAATGGTATTCCCCGTATTTGCTGCTAATACTCTAGTAACAAAATTGCCCATTGGCAATGCACAATTTATTCCATTAGCTTTTACAATTTGGAATATAGGAGATTTATATGGTAGATATATAtccaataaatttaaactaTTTGTTGAGAAATTTCAACCTATCCATATTCTTATTTATTCACTTTTAAGGATATTAATTGTtccgttttttttttcatgtAATATATTTGGCCATCTAAATAACAAGGAAAATAATGGTGGTAgttttaatgatttttgGTACTTATTTTTGCAATTTATATTTGGCGTCACTAATGGGAATAGTATATCTCTATGCTTTATGAAAGTTGGTGATCAATTGAACTCTGATGATGAACGTAAAGCTGCTGGCGGATTtaccaatatatttttatccgTAGGGTTAACAGTAGGTAGCTTTGCTAGTTAtctatttgtattttgcATTGGTAAACTATATAAAGAGTAA
- the CCR4 gene encoding CCR4-NOT core exoribonuclease subunit CCR4 (similar to Saccharomyces cerevisiae YAL021C | CCR4 | Carbon Catabolite Repression) — protein sequence MNSLNQQPQQHLPPPGILHPPPGAIPPQNNTSATNSGGAIINNGLFANQQQQNIVNIGHINTFSGNSNANTSVAGINNVNNITNNSNTQPMFSNSVNMSNNDVHFDGMSRFQTLENTAGAANAKGTIIGAPNGGIENFSLSDKLQYAHNPQYGNPNIVTTNSMSSNSNTVNNNIVGTQQSNTPLVQQYKNNFEQHINDPDYHPHLKNNALAKNVNWELQLLLAAVSRMVMSQEPNTYALKNNFKSNIQQQQQKIFGTTLNTTTTTNPATVNGSNNTIGVASGGGGGVGGGVGVASSSGEPFGTLVYMTKAALIALMSVSKTTTPKTNNDSSASSVNSNSNNNSNSTSNSTTTTASVISTNNNTNGNTTNISMGNGQFTPSSTPGTPTVELVTTPGSSNNINLLLMQQRRIAQFNIDDDDEEQENSEIEKPSNYDDQLWHGLDLCNLKLSKLNDRLFKFSFLTRLFLNGNNLTELPPSIKSLVNLRVLDLSNNRLESVPPELGMLFNLKYLYLFDNRIKNLPYEFGNLFNLQFLGLEGNPLDSDIIKIYSEKNLTGLIFYLRDNAPEVELKQDRKFIEINTDGEPTSNVYNSVNEAIEQLPLKRTSFTLLSYNTLCQHYATPKMYRFTPSWALNWDYRREKLKEQIMSYKTDIICLQEVESKTFDDFWSPLMEREGYSCIFHSKTRARTMQSKDSKKVDGCAIFFKKSEFKLIFKELVDFSSVWMNSPKFSKTADYINRAMNKDNVSLYTKLHHIKSGENIWVATTHLHWDPKFNDVKTFQVGVLLDHLEKLVREQNHITTPGDYKKTPIIICGDFNSQRNSAVYELFNTGSVSNEHEDVKGRDYGHMTKNNFVNDFQFRSCYDCIGELPFTNFSPTFIDVIDYIWYSPKSLRVRGVLGEIDEDYVSKFIAFPNAKFPSDHIPLVGRFEFTGKGTDHAGGSPFSGSNSRKV from the coding sequence ATGAACTCATTAAATCAACAACCACAACAACATCTACCACCACCAGGCATACTACACCCACCACCTGGTGCCATACCACCACAGAACAATACTAGCGCAACAAATTCAGGAGGAGCCATCATCAATAACGGATTATTTGCtaatcaacaacaacaaaacatTGTAAATATTGGGCACATAAATACATTCAGTGGCAACTCTAATGCTAATACTTCTGTTGCCGGCATaaataatgttaataatatcaccaACAATAGCAACACACAACCCATGTTCTCTAATTCTGTCAATATGAGCAACAATGATGTTCATTTTGATGGCATGAGCCGTTTTCAAACTCTAGAAAATACTGCCGGTGCTGCAAATGCTAAAGgtactattattggtgCCCCCAACGGAggaattgaaaatttttctttgtctGATAAGTTGCAATACGCACATAATCCCCAATACGGGAACCCTAATATTGTAACTACAAATTCTATGTCTTCTAACTCAAATActgttaataacaatatcgTTGGAACCCAACAAAGTAACACACCCCTTGTCCAGCAgtataaaaacaatttcgAACAACATATTAACGATCCAGATTATCATccacatttaaaaaataatgcaTTGGCTAAGAATGTTAATTGGGAACTACAGTTATTATTAGCGGCCGTTTCAAGAATGGTTATGAGCCAAGAACCGAACACTTATGCTTTGAAgaataatttcaaatccAACAtccaacaacagcaacaaaaaatttttggtACTACTTTAAATACTACTACAACCACTAATCCAGCTACTGTTAATGGTTCTAACAACACAATAGGGGTAGCATcaggaggaggaggaggagtAGGAGGAGGAGTAGGAGTAGCATCTAGTTCAGGGGAACCTTTCGGTACTTTGGTTTACATGACTAAAGCCGCTTTGATTGCATTAATGTCAGTTTCTAAAACAACAACTCCTAAAACAAACAATGATAGCAGTGCCAGTAGTGTAAACTCCAATTCTAACAATAATTCCAATTCTACCTCTAACAGCACCACCACTACTGCCAGTGTTATTTCTACGAATAACAACACTAATGGCAATACAACCAACATTTCCATGGGAAATGGTCAATTTACACCTTCATCCACTCCTGGAACACCGACTGTTGAATTGGTGACAACGCCTGGTAGTAGCAACAACatcaatttattattaatgcaACAAAGAAGGATTGCCCAATTTAATATAGACGATGACGAcgaagaacaagaaaacaGTGAAATTGAAAAGCCCAGTAATTATGATGACCAATTGTGGCACGGTTTGGATTTATGCAATTTGAAGCTTAGCAAGTTGAATGatagattatttaaattttcgTTTCTAACTAGgttgtttttaaatggtAACAATTTGACCGAATTACCCCCAAGTATCAAATCCTTAGTTAATTTACGCGTTTTAGATTTGTCCAATAATAGATTAGAGAGTGTGCCTCCTGAATTAGGGATGTTATTTAACTTAAAATActtgtatttatttgacAACAGAATTAAGAATCTTCCATACGAATTTggaaatttatttaatttacaaTTTCTAGGTTTAGAGGGGAACCCATTGGATAGCGACATTATCAAGATATATAGTGAAAAAAACTTGACGGgactaattttttatttacgaGACAATGCGCCAGAAGTGGAATTAAAACAAGATcgaaaatttattgaaattaacACTGATGGTGAACCAACATCAAATGTTTACAATTCCGTCAATGAGGCTATTGAACAGTTACCTTTGAAGCGAACCTCCTTTACTTTACTATCTTACAACACCTTATGTCAACATTATGCCACGCCCAAAATGTATCGTTTCACCCCATCGTGGGCACTAAATTGGGACTATAGACGTGAAAAACTAAAGGAGCAAATTATGAGCTACAAAACcgatattatttgtttacaGGAGGTAGAAAGCAAGACATTTGATGATTTTTGGAGTCCACTAATGGAAAGGGAAGGTTACTCCTGTATATTCCATTCCAAGACAAGAGCTAGAACTATGCAAAGCAAAGATTCCAAGAAAGTTGATGGGTgtgcaattttttttaaaaaatcagagttcaaattgatttttaaagaattagTAGATTTTAGTAGTGTTTGGATGAATAGTCCTAAATTTTCCAAGACTGCTGACTATATTAACCGCGCTATGAATAAAGATAATGTTTCTTTATATACTAAGTTACATCACATCAAATCCGGTGAAAACATCTGGGTTGCTACAACTCACCTACATTGGGATCCTAAATTCAATGATGTCAAGACTTTCCAGGTTGGGGTTCTTCTTGATCACTTGGAGAAATTAGTTAGAGAACAGAACCATATTACTACACCAGgtgattataaaaaaacaccAATTATTATCTGTGGTGATTTCAATTCTCAAAGAAATAGTGCAGTCtatgaattatttaatacGGGCTCCGTCAGTAATGAACATGAAGACGTCAAAGGTAGAGATTACGGTCATATGactaaaaataacttcGTGAACGATTTCCAATTCAGGTCTTGTTATGATTGTATTGGTGAATTACCATTTACCAATTTTTCACCTACTTTTATAGATGTTATTGATTACATTTGGTATTCTCCAAAATCCTTGAGGGTTCGTGGTGTTTTAGGTGAAATTGATGAAGATTATGTTTCAAAGTTTATTGCTTTTCCCAATGCCAAATTTCCAAGTGACCATATTCCTTTGGTTGGTAGATTTGAGTTTACTGGTAAAGGTACTGATCATGCTGGAGGAAGTCCATTTTCTGGGTCAAATAGTAGGAAGGtctaa
- the ATS1 gene encoding Ats1p (similar to Saccharomyces cerevisiae YAL020C | ATS1 | Alpha Tubulin Suppressor), whose protein sequence is MENINLGLNHDNDLNHPTTTFTSCFGNQLCNSITHNKTCTKCFILNKIDFKLTLEHKNAKPRKVVCGGNHSFILFDTGLLFACGDNNEGQCGICSPSSTVLKTWTFIRDDVLDITCGWEFTVIATLLNNSCESSTIDIVNNTTKKICIKSCGVGLKGELGYGMEIKKSKKLNRDWLDVMEINVHPENYKNSIQTIIKLYGSLNNVLVYDGINDVWYGWGANRKNQLLVDNTGAKNLYKPTVLETLSINRGNDKIDIDANDLTYKLDHLVSMGKDFICLIKSENMANVNNLILQGTMLQNYGEKMKNTLKENINSSKDVIVYNRSMWSSLHLIVCKKNNAASSYHQLLSIGNGNHGQLSLNGRLFLNQNNVITKFEVGSEHGIIVVRDLSAALPSSPPSPQDSTNTSCATIINKNVEKVYCFGWGEHGNCGPIQKKDKNNDIMDDLNLVYETPKLSMSKKESIEFVSGGCATTWICIFSQYN, encoded by the coding sequence ATGGAAAATATCAACTTAGGCCTAAATCATGATAATGATTTAAATCACCCAACAACAACTTTCACTTCATGTTTTGGCAATCAACTTTGCAACTCAATTActcataataaaacatgTACAAAATGCTTCAtactaaataaaatagattttaaattaacatTAGAACATAAAAATGCCAAACCTAGGAAAGTGGTATGTGGCGGTAATCATTCTTTCATCCTATTTGATACTGGATTACTTTTTGCTTGTGGCGATAATAATGAAGGTCAATGTGGTATTTGCAGTCCCTCATCAACTGTATTAAAAACTTGGACTTTTATAAGAGATGATGTTTTGGACATTACTTGTGGATGGGAATTTACTGTTATAGCTACTTTGCTTAATAATAGTTGCGAATCCAGTACTAttgatattgttaataatactactaaaaaaatatgtataaAAAGTTGTGGTGTCGGTTTAAAAGGCGAATTAGGTTATGGaatggaaattaaaaaatcgaaaaaattgaataggGATTGGCTAGATGTTATGGAAATTAACGTCCATCCggaaaattataaaaattccATTCAAACAATAATCAAATTATATGGGTCGTTAAATAACGTCTTGGTGTACGATGGAATTAACGATGTATGGTATGGTTGGGGTGCCAACAGAAAAAACCAATTATTAGTTGATAATACTGGTGCCAAGAATTTATATAAACCTACAGTATTGGAAACTCTTTCGATCAATAGAggtaatgataaaattgatATCGACGCTAATGATCTGACTTACAAATTGGATCACTTAGTTAGCATGggaaaagattttatttgtttaataaaaagtgaGAATATGGCAAATGTCaacaatttaattttacaaGGGACTATGCTTCAAAATTACGgtgaaaaaatgaaaaatacccttaaagaaaatattaacagtAGTAAAGATGTGATTGTTTATAATAGAAGTATGTGGTCTAGTCTACATTTGATAGTctgcaaaaaaaacaacgcTGCTAGTAGCTATCATCAACTGCTTTCCATCGGTAACGGAAATCATGGACAATTAAGTCTAAATGgaagattatttttaaatcaaaataatgttattaCTAAGTTTGAGGTTGGTAGTGAACACGGCATAATAGTAGTTAGAGATTTGTCAGCCGCGCTACCATCATCACCACCCTCTCCTCAAGATAGTACCAATACTAGTTGTGCCACTATTATCAATAAGAATGTTGAAAAAGTCTATTGCTTTGGTTGGGGTGAGCACGGAAATTGTGGTCCAATAcagaaaaaagataagaATAATGATATAATGGATGATTTGAATTTAGTATATGAGACACCAAAATTATCAATGAGTAAAAAAGAATCTATAGAATTTGTTAGTGGCGGTTGTGCCACTACTTGGATATGTATATTTAGTCAATATAACTAA
- the FUN30 gene encoding DNA-dependent ATPase FUN30 (similar to Saccharomyces cerevisiae YAL019W | FUN30 | Function Unknown Now) → MSKYTHLNYDNDSDDDDDLLSSPLISRTSPPKKSLSDKFAYLPSSIKSYSKINTSSPIKEKGNDPSKTTISNNNKTSSSDQELLQLRNEFPDIIVTLIKAVYANAGYSIDLARSRLKALGRTRTTRLSTLGNSDDKYGVNEKNFVKHRLNRPPYQIMHHDSDDKKNSSVLSSKKSSKVELNKNNKLSIYERYALDRNNVSSTSSLSRRRVDLSKIYQKEKKKMGIPDFEDISDDSDDNILKLIPANQRKKKKKRLIRKDELDKKKKIRIVNYDDDDDEREEEEEAKFTDDEEEIRAKRRKRRFKEEDNFEMDDDINDEEYGDNSSNIKEERTADNILSFLNTADERELAEIANIHINQARKIVEQRPFNDLEKFKKMDFPVSCNTTTTRGKKSRNTTKHDGEKFLDRASQTIQGYDAIESLISTCNVYGTTISKEIKKWGVDINVNKNSAKITMDSSKTAEVTDNNDDVIGLDFTVVNKQVTTSTNSDGSESKHFELKDNDEKQKIVADVIDLEESEEGEEGEEGEENESEKTEKDLGDEYDEDEDDDDYNEEGEEEEYDEDDDDYFANKQHIKNNKRRNKMRDFTVRKKHTSIEFYNQNPKLLNRSVQLKDYQISGINWLYLLYQNNMSCILADEMGLGKTCQVISFLAYLSQNSYNGPHLIVVPSSTLENWLREFEKFCPKLRVRPYYGSLVEREELREVLADTNQYDVLVTTYNLASGNKYDQKFLTSRNFDVVVYDEGHMLKNSMSERFMKLMKLKAHFRLLLTGTPLQNNLRELMSLLEFIMPQLFVSKKDVLSTVFKHKTTTKDAGYNPLLAQKAIDKAKIMMKPFILRRRKEQVLKHLPPKNMHLVYCEMTHSQQLVYSKIVGAISETNNNITNSSNNNKKINNVINKKDNNNYIMELRKAAIHPLLFRHLYSDKIIDVMSDLILDEPQYRVDGNKQYIEEDMSVMDDWELNQLCENFPKTLGCHRLKNREWMDSGKIEELTRLLKNIIEEKHEKVLIFSLFTEVLSILEAVLTTLNYKFLRLDGSTQVNDRQLLIDKFYEDNSIPIFLLSTKAGGFGINLVVANNVIIFDQSFNPHDDKQAADRAHRVGQTKVVNVYTLISRNTIEEKIYQLAENKLALDSSMSGNNTSVALTTKIIDGVNKNTNEKDEIENKIDNILENIISKGEINDGNNNG, encoded by the coding sequence ATGAGTAAATACACACATCTCAattatgataatgatagtgatgatgatgatgatttgCTTTCTTCACCATTAATCTCAAGAACTTCACCGCCAAAAAAGTCATTATCAGATAAATTTGCATATTTACCTTCATCCATTAAATCCTACAGTAAGATTAATACATCATCACcgataaaagaaaagggtAATGACCCTTCCAAAACCACCattagtaataacaacaagACCAGTAGTTCAGATCAAGAATTACTTCAATTACGTAATGAATTTCCAGATATAATAGTAACACTGATTAAAGCTGTTTATGCTAATGCAGGATATAGCATAGATTTGGCTAGATCGAGATTAAAAGCTTTGGGGAGAACGAGGACAACAAGGTTAAGTACTTTAGGAAATTCAGATGATAAATATGGTGTTAACgaaaaaaactttgttaAGCATCGCTTGAATAGACCACCATATCAAATCATGCATCATGATAGCGATGATAAGAAAAACTCTTCGGTGTTATCCTCAAAAAAAAGCTCTAAAGTTGAAttaaataagaataataaattaagtATTTACGAAAGGTACGCCTTGGATAGGAATAATGTTTCTTCAACTTCTTCCTTGTCGAGAAGAAGAGTTGATTTAAGTAAAATCTAtcaaaaagagaaaaaaaaaatgggtaTACCTGATTTTGAGGATATTTCTGATGACAgtgatgataatattttgaaattgatACCAGCAAATCagagaaagaagaaaaagaaaagattaattAGGAAAGATGAATTggataagaaaaaaaaaattagaatcGTAAATtacgatgatgatgatgatgaaagagaagaagaagaagaagctAAATTTACCGATGATGAAGAGGAAATTAGGgctaaaagaagaaaaagaaggtttaaagaagaagataattttgaaatggATGATGATATAAATGATGAAGAGTATGGTGACAATAGCAGCAATATTAAAGAAGAACGTACCgctgataatattttatcgtTTTTAAACACAGCAGATGAAAGAGAGCTTGCTGAAATTGCGAATATTCATATCAATCAAGCTCGTAAGATTGTTGAACAAAGGCCTTTTAATGATTTGGAAAAgttcaaaaaaatggattttCCAGTATCGTGTAATACTACCACTACACGTGGTAAAAAATCAAGAAATACAACAAAACATGATGgtgaaaagtttttagaCAGAGCTAGCCAAACAATCCAAGGTTACGATGCAATAGAATCTTTAATTAGTACATGTAATGTCTATGGTACCACCATTTcaaaggaaataaaaaaatggggCGTTGATATTAATgtgaataaaaattctgCCAAGATCACAATGGATTCTTCCAAAACTGCAGAAGTTACTGATAACAATGATGATGTTATTGGCTTAGATTTCACAGTTGTTAATAAACAAGTTACGACATCTACGAACAGTGATGGATCTGAATCCAAACATTTTGAATTGAAAGACAatgatgaaaaacaaaaaattgtagCAGACGTGATTGATTTAGAAGAAAGtgaagaaggagaagagggagaagaaggagaagaaaatgaaagtgAAAAAACGGAAAAAGATCTTGGAGATGAGTACGATGAAGACGAAGATGATGACGATTATAACGAGgaaggagaagaagaagaatatgATGAGGATGACGATGATTATTTTGCCAATAAGCAGCATATTAAGAacaataaaagaagaaacaaAATGCGTGATTTCACAGTTAGAAAGAAACATACCTCAATCGAATTCTACAATCAGAACcctaaattattaaatagaTCTGTTCAATTGAAAGATTACCAAATCTCGGGTATCAATTGGCTCTATTTGCTATATCAAAACAACATGTCGTGTATTTTGGCTGATGAAATGGGGTTAGGAAAAACTTGTCAagttatttcctttttagcATACTTAAGTCAAAATTCGTATAACGGCCCTCATTTAATTGTTGTTCCATCTTCTACTTTAGAGAATTGGTTGCGTGAGTTCGAAAAATTTTGCCCCAAATTGAGGGTTAGACCATATTACGGCAGTTTGGTGGAACGGGAAGAATTAAGAGAAGTTTTGGCCGATACTAATCAATACGATGTTCTAGTAACAACATATAATTTGGCAAGCGGCAATAAATACgatcaaaaatttttaaccaGTAGAAATTTTGACGTCGTTGTTTACGATGAAGGTCATATGCTAAAAAATAGTATGAGTGAAAGATTTATGAAATTAATGAAGTTGAAGGCTCATTTTCGATTACTATTAACGGGTACTCCGCtccaaaataatttaagGGAGTTAATGTCTTTGTTGGAATTTATTATGCCACAATTATTTGTTTCTAAAAAGGATGTTTTGTCCACTGTTTTTAAGCATAAAACTACCACTAAAGATGCCGGTTATAATCCATTACTGGCACAAAAGGCGATTGACAAAGCAAAAATTATGATGAAGCCCTTTATTttaagaagaagaaaagaacaGGTTTTAAAGCATTTACCGCCCAAAAACATGCATTTGGTTTACTGTGAAATGACACATTCGCAACAATTGGTTTATTCTAAAATAGTTGGGGCTATTTCAGAgacaaataacaatattaccaacagcagtaataataataaaaagataaataatgttattaacaaaaaggataataataattatatcatGGAATTAAGAAAAGCTGCTATTCACCCATTATTATTCAGACATTTATATAGCgataaaattatagatGTAATGAGTGATTTAATTCTAGACGAACCACAATACCGAGTAGATGGtaataaacaatatattGAAGAAGATATGAGTGTAATGGACGATTGGGAATTGAATCAATTATGTGAAAATTTTCCTAAAACATTAGGTTGTCATAGGTTGAAAAACAGAGAATGGATGGATAGTGGAAAGATTGAAGAGTTAACTAGACtactaaaaaatataattgaaGAGAAACAcgaaaaagttttaattttttctttatttactGAAGTATTGTCAATTTTAGAGGCTGTGTTAACTactttaaattataaatttttgagATTAGATGGAAGCACGCAAGTTAATGATAGACAATTACtaattgataaattttaCGAAGATAATAGTATTcctatatttttgttgtctACCAAAGCAGGTGGGTTTGGGATCAATTTGGTGGTTGCCAATAATGTAATTATATTTGATCAAAGTTTTAACCCTCATGATGATAAACAAGCTGCCGATAGAGCACATCGTGTTGGCCAAACTAAAGTTGTTAATGTTTATACTTTAATTTCGAGAAACACTATTGAAGagaaaatttatcaattgGCAGAGAATAAGCTAGCCCTAGATTCCAGCATGTCAGGTAACAATACTAGTGTTGCATTAACAACCAAAATTATTGATGGGGTCAATAAGAATACTAATGAGAAGGatgaaatagaaaataaaattgataatattttggaaaatataataagcAAAGGTGAAATTAATGACGGTAACAACAATGGATAA